The genomic stretch ACGTCATGAACACGCTGAACGACCTGATCAACCTCGGCGCGGTCGAGTTGATCGACTGGACGGGGCGCACCGACAAGTACAAACACCTGGCCTACGACTGGCTGTCGGTGGATCGCGCGGAGCTGGCCGTGCTCGGCGAGCTGCTGCTGCGCGGGCCGCAGACGCTCGGCGAACTGCGGGCGCGGGCGTCGCGCATGGAACCGATCGCCGATCTCGACGCGCTCCGGCCCGTCGTCGATCGACTCGTGCAGCGCGGTCTGATGCTCGAGCTGACCCCGCCCGGGCGCGGGCAGATCGTTGCGCACAACCTGTATCCGGCGGACGAACTGGCGGAGGTCCGCGAGCGGGTGGCCAGCGGGCCCTCGGAGCGCCCGGCATCGCGACCGGCAACGGGGGACTCCGAGATCGCCGCGTTGCGAGCGGAGATCACG from Candidatus Krumholzibacteriia bacterium encodes the following:
- a CDS encoding DUF480 domain-containing protein, producing the protein MSDSTDSHSAAPRPLDAMQRRVLGVLVEKSKTTPGGYPMTVNSIVTGCNQKSNRDPLTALDDADVMNTLNDLINLGAVELIDWTGRTDKYKHLAYDWLSVDRAELAVLGELLLRGPQTLGELRARASRMEPIADLDALRPVVDRLVQRGLMLELTPPGRGQIVAHNLYPADELAEVRERVASGPSERPASRPATGDSEIAALRAEITELRQRVQALEERLDAYRG